The Eriocheir sinensis breed Jianghai 21 unplaced genomic scaffold, ASM2467909v1 Scaffold7, whole genome shotgun sequence genome contains the following window.
TGGGGTGAACCTGGGGTATTTGGGGACCTCTGGGGGACGGAATCCTCCACTGGGGTGCCATGTGACCCTCCGGTGAAGTCCGTAACAATTGGAATGGCACTTGAATCAGGCTTAAGGCTTTTGGCACTGTTCCTCTTGGGTGAATCAGACTGTGGCCCTGGTGTGGCTCCCCCCTGGCACTGTGACACTATTTGAAGCCCCAGGGATGTGGCAGCAGCTTGTATGGCCCTCCCAGCGTCCTGCAGAAGCGTCCCTGTGCGGTGGTGTGGCCCGGCGAGGAGGGTGATCAAAGGGAACTGGGTGGAGATTTGCCAGTActgtggagggaaggggtggtgagtgtggtggtggtggtggtggtggtgacaagacTAACTGGTGATGACATtgaagaggtggtgatgaaagtatggccagtggtgatagtggtgagtgATGACCGTAATGGTGATGACAACGCTGAccaacaacaaatttatcgtCTAAGTTTTGGGCTGGTTTAGGACAATTTTGAAGTGCTGAATCCAAAAATcacattggttttgctcaatcaggtcaacttttttatCTATCGCCACATGATATTTTTTACGTTTCTTAACATGTacgggtattttctatttatatgaggcaaaattctttcttatttctttaaataaacgaATTCTTAAGAGTTTACATGCGCCAATTTTTTACTAACTGGTATTTTTCTTTTGCAGGTGAATGAAATGGATTCGGCCAGAAGATCTTGCAAAAATAAGCCCAATGTATTCTGCTACATCTGCGGCGAATACACCATTGTTCCTAACAGGAATCCAGTCACAAGTTTCATAAAGTGTGCTTACCATGCTTATTTTGGCATGAAACTTGGTGACCAGGACAAAGCTTGGGCGCCACACATGGTATGCAAGACGTGCACCAAGTATCTGCGTCGTTGGACCAAGGGCAAGAAGAGTTGTCTTAAGTTTGGAATTCCCATGGTTTGGAGGGAGCCGACAAGCCATGGCACTGACTGCTACTTCTGCGTTACTGATTTGACTGGGATCAACAGAAAGAACCGGAGCACCCTCAAGTATCCCGGTCTTGAATCAGCACGTCGTCCTGTAGCTCACTGTGATGAAATTCCAGTCCCTGTCTTTGGAGAACTTCCTGACATTAGTGACGAAGATTCCTCCActgttgaagaaaatgaagaagtggttCTTGACGATGATGCTCCACATCCTTATTCCCAAAGGAGCTAAATGATCTAGTTTGTGATCTGGGCTTGTCAAAGTCCTCTGGCAAACTGTTGGCAtccagattgaaggaaagaaaattcctCTCTGGCAGTGCTCGCATCACCTACTACCGCAACAGACATCAAGGgtacctccatttttttctttcaagagAAGGACTTGGTGTACTGGACAGATATTGTGCAGCTTCTGCACCAGCTTGGAGTGCCACAGTACCAACATGAAGATTAGAGACTCTTTATTGACAGCAGCAAGCGATTGCTGAAATGTGTTTTGCTGCACAAAGGCAACCAGTCTACCTCTGTACCCCTCGCTCACTCCACTACACTGAAGGAGAAGTATGAAGCGGTGAAGTACATGCTGGAGAAAATTTGTTATGATCAACATGAGTGGTTGATTTGTGTTGACCTGAAGACGGTGAACTTTTTGTTGGGACGACAGTCCGGGGTTACCAAGTACCCgtgctttctgtgcatgtgggaCAGTAGGGACAAGGCTCAGCAGTACACGAAGAAGGACTGGCctgtatgggaggaggaggtgccttgaagagcaaggaacgtcataaacaaccctctggtggacagaCAGGATACTCTTTCCACCGCTGCTCATCAAGCTTggcttgatcaaacagttcaccaaagctctggacaaggatggtggctgcttcacttacttgtgccgtgcttttccaggattgaccatggaggagaagttgaaagctggcatctttgacggtcctcaactccgtcagctcatcagagatccagagtttgaaaatCAATGAACGAAGTGAAAGTGGAAGCGTGGAAGCcttttgttcttgtcgtgaagaactttattggcaacaagaaggccaggaactacacagaacttgtcaccaatatgctgactgctttcagaaacctcggatgcaacatgagcatcacaatgcattacttattctcacatatggatcggtttcctgagaatctgggatcaatgagcgacgagcagggggagagattccatcaggacatgaaggagatggagaccaggtatcagggatgctgggatgcagtcatgatggctggttactgttggactctgaagagGGACGTCCCTGCCACTGAGCATTCTAGGAGCTTGAAAAAATGGAATttcatgccctgaattttgaacactggtgacctaatatccaatttacatgtacttacctttgtcaatgtctactattcaatgtacacttatcaatttttgtaacatctaattaatgaattgtgttagaaaacaattttttttatcttaaaaacctattctggatgaaaaatatgaacaaaaattaaccgaaaatgtcacaaaaatgtaaTCAATTTAGTTATAAGATTGGATTTTTTAAAAATCGACTTAGCACAAAAACCTGACCTGATCGAGAAAACCGAGTGTCATTTTGGGACTCAGTGGTGCAAATTTGTCCTAAGTCACTTGAAAAAACTCAGacaacttacatttttttttttttgtaacccagTGTAATGAACCCACTGAGTGGTGATGaaagaggtggtgatgaaagtggtagtagtggtgatgataatggtggtggtggtgatgatgaaaaacAATAGTAGGAGTAGATAGtaacaatggtggtgatggtgatacaagagaggtgatggtggtgatgaaagaggtggtgagagaggtggtgatgaaagaggtggtgatgaaagaggtggtgatgaaagaggtggtgatgacagaggtggtgatgacagaggtggtgatgacagaggtggtgagagaggtggtgatgacacaggtggtgatgacacaggtggtgatgacagaggtggtgatgacacaggtggtgatgacacaggtggtgatgaaagaggtggtgatgaaagaggtggtgatgaaagaggtggtgatgacagaggtggtgatgacagaggtggtgagagaggtggtgatgacacaggtggtgatgacacaggtggtgatgacacaggtggtgatgacagaggtggtgatgacacaggtggtgatgacacaggtggtgatgaaagaggtggtgatgaaagaggtggtgatgaaagaggtggtgatgaaagaggtggtgatgaaagaggtggtgatgacagaggtggtgatgacagaggtggtgagagaggtggtgatgacacaggtggtgatgacacaggtggtgatgacagaggtggtgagagaggtggtgatgacacaggtggtgatgacacaggtggtgatgacacaggtggtgatgacacaggtggtgagagaggtggtgatgacacaggtggtgatgacacaggtggtgatgacacaggtggtgatgacagaggtggtgatgacacaggtggtgatgacacaggtggtgagagaggtggtgatgatacaGGTGGTGAGAGAGGTGGTGATGACACAGGTGGTGATGACACAGGTGGTGATGACACAGGTGGTGATGACACAGGTGGTGATGACACAGGTGGTGATGACACAGGTGGTGATGACACAGGTGGTGAGAGGTGGGTGATGACACAGGTGGTGATGACACAGGTGGTGATGACACAGGTGGTGATGACACAGGTGGTGAGAGAGGTGGTGATGACACAGGTGGTGATGACACAGGTGGTGATGACACAGGTGGTGAGAGGTGGTGATGACACAGGTGGTGAGAGAGGTGGTGATGACACAGGTGGTGAGAGAGGTGGTGATGACACAGGTGATGACACAGGTGGTGATGACACAGGTGGTGATGACACAGGTGATGATGACACAGGTGGTGATGACACAGGTGGTGAGAGAGGTGGTGATGACACAGGTGATGACACAGGTGGTGATGACACAGGTGGTGATGACACAGGTGATGATGACACAGGTGGTGATGACACAGGTGGTGAGAGAGGTGGTGATGACACAGGTGATGACACAGGTGGTGATGACACAGGTGATGACACAGGTGGTGATGACACAGGTGGTGAGAGAGGTGGTGATGACACAGGTGATGACACAGGTGGTGATGACACAGGTGATGACACAGGTGGTGATGACACAGGTGGTGATGACACAGGTGGTGAGAGAGGTGGTGATGACACAGGTGATGACACAGGTGGTGATGACACAGGTGGTGATGACACAGGTGGTGATGACAGAGGTGGTGATGACACAGGTGGTGATGACAcaggtggtgatgaaagaggtgGTGATGACACAGGTGGTGATGACACAGGTGGTGATGACACAGGTAGTGATGACAGAGGTGGTGATGACAGAGGTGGTGATGACAGAGGTGGTGATGACAGAGGTGGTGATGACAGGTGGTGATGACACAGGTGGTGATGAGTTACCTGGCCGAGGATGCTGGTCCAAATGGTGTCTTTCTCGTGGTGTTGAACGGCCTCGCTGCGCACCAACACCGCCAACTCACTGACCTGCAACACACACGCAAACATTACACACAAAAACCTTGACCCCACACCAACACAGCCTCAGCACATTCCAAGTAACTTTTTAGgcgatattctcaaacatttatttctctatctgtttattttatttttgtagctTAATGTGTCACGACGATTTTCCTCTCCTAACGCAGTGCATCAGTCTATCCAGTATCTATTTGCTCACACTGCATTACTAGACTACTCAATATAACACAGTTCTTTATATACTTCAGGcgctattttgttttgttttagcttaggtcttgtttaTTAATGTTTCTAGTGCTATCGTCTGTTCCATTTCATCTGTCCAGAGTGTGAATTTTGGGAGATGTGGCAGTGTGAATTTTGGGAGATGTGGCAGTGTGAATTTTGGGAGATGTGGCAGTGTGAATTTTGGGAGATGTGGCAGTGTGAATTTTGGGAGATGTGGCAGTGTGAATTTTGGGAGATGTGGCAGCGTGAATTTTGGGAGATGTGGCAGTGTGAATTTTGGGAGATGTGGCAGTGTGAATTTTGGGAGATGTGGCAGTGTGAATTTTGGGAGATGTGGCAGTGTGAATTTTGGGAGATGTGGCAGTGTGAATTTTGGGAGATGTGGCAGTGTGAATTTTGGGAGATGTGGCAGTGTGAATTTTGAGAGATGTGGCAGCATGAATTTTGGGAGATGTGGCAGTGTGAATTTTGGGAGATGTGGCAGTGTGAATTTTGGGAGATGTGGAAGTGTGAATTTTGGGAGATGTGGCAGTGTGAATTTTGGGAGATGTGGCAGTGTGAATTTTGGGAGATGTGGCAGTGTGAATTTTGGGAGATGTGGCAGGGTGAATTTTGGGAGATGTGGCAGTGTGAATTTTGGGAGATGTGGCAGTGTGAATTTTGGGAGATGTGGCAGTGTGAATTTTGGGAGATGTGGCAGTGTGAATTTTGGGAGATGTGGCAGTGTGAATTTTGGGAGATGTGGCAGAGTGAATTTTGGGAGATGTGGCAGTGTGAATTTTGGGAGATGTGGCAGTGTGAATTTTGGGAGATGTGGCAGTGTGAATTTTGGGAGATGTGGCAGGGTGAATTTTGGGAGATGTGGCAGTGTGAATTTTGGGAGATGTGGCAGGGTGAATTTTGGGAGATGTGGCAGTGTGAATTTTGGGAGATGTGGCAGTGTGAATTTTGGGAGATGTGGCAGCATGAATTTTGGGAGATGTGGCAGTGTGAATTTTGGGAGATGTGGCAGCTTGAGTTTTGGGAGATGTGGCAGCTTGAATTTTGGGAGATGTGGCTGTGTGAATTTTGGGAGATGTGGCAGTGTGAATTTTGGGAGATGTGGCAGTGTGAATTTTGGGAGATGTGGCAGTGTGAATTTTGGGAGATGTGGCAGTGTGAATTTTGGGAGATGTGGCAGTGTGAATTTTGGGAGATGTGGCAGTGTGAATTTTGGGAGATGTGGCAGTGTGAATTTTGGGAGATGTGGCAGTGTGAATTTTGGGAGATGTGGCAGTGTGAATTTTGGGAGATGTGGCAGCTTGAATTTTGAGATTATGTCACCTGCACATTGTAGCTCATGAATGGCTGAAAATTGACATGTCTGATATTGTTGGCTACATGTGATGCTCAGCCTGTTTCAGTAATGTATTTGAATggttatatatacaaagaaccctCACACATTCTTATATAAGTCCCAAGCATACTGATTTGCACTGATAATACTCCACACAAgcacattaacctggtagcagcgacgggccaaatttgtggctttaccgtgtaccagtgatgggccaaatttgtggctttaccgtgtaccagtgatgggccaaatttgtggctttaccgtgtaccagtgatgggccaaatttgtggctttaccgtgtaccagtgacgggccaaatttgtggctttaccgtgtaccagtgatgggccaaatttgtggctttaccgtgaaccagtgatgggccaaatttgtggctttaccgtgtaccagcgacgggccaaatttgtggccttaccgtgaaccagtgatgggccaaatttgtggctttaccgtgtaccagtgatgggccaaatttgtggctttaccgtgaaccagtgatgggccaaatttgaggctttaccgtgaaccagtgacgggccaaatttgtggctttaccgtgaaccagtgacgggccaaatttgaggctttaccgtgaaccagtgacgggccaaatttgtggctttaccgtgaaccagtgacgggccaaatttgtggctttacagtgtagcagcgacgggacaaatttctgccatgatataaaccccaaaaatagatgatgcataaactgatcataaatgcgttgatatatattatgaaatggtttgcgtgagtgatgatttttttctcatttttctcactttgagggacctttaagaaacatgatccccacagctactggATTAAAGGCAAGCCTGTGTCAAATAACCATCAGATCATACGCAGATGTCTTTTAATGTGCCTGAAATGAGCTAAATAATTATAGGTTTTAAACGGCTATTGTTCGTCCAAGTGTGATCtgactaaagccccgttcacactgtgctgactctgagccacgacaacccagcgactccgaGAACacaaggtcttgggtgtgaaatgttggtATGAAAAGGTCGCACATAGTCTTTCCGAACatatgcgacccttccacatcaagatttcacacccaagacctcgtatgccccgagtcgctgggttgttgtGGCCCAGAGTTGGCAGTGTGAACGGGACTTAAGCTGACTGATACAAGCTTGTCTCTCATGTGCCTGTGTGGTGTGTTGGTGATGCAAGCTGGCATGTGTGGGATTTGtaagaggttttttttttttttttttacatgaacaTTCAAATACGATATTGCAAAAAAAGGTGGATATtctacataaacattcaaatacaaTATTGCAAAAAAAAGGTCCATGTTCATCACAAGAGTAGATGTTCACTCGTCTAAACTCACCTAAACTCcggagtggacagatggaatgaaacagactatactactactactactactactactactactactactactactactactactagtgccaCCCACCTTTCTGACGATGGACTTTGTATCTTCAATCCACTTCtttatcacttcttcctcttccttactcttgctcttctcctcctcctccttcttcttctcctctcttcctccttcctccttccctccacttctatctctcctttcttcctttacttcctcttgtcttctctctgtCCTATCCTCTCCCCCCTCTGCCCCCCGTGTGGATGACCTCCCCAGGGGGCTTGGAGTGTAGGGGGAAAAGGTCAGGTTGGGCAGGGGGTCAGCTATGGGGGTGGAGGTCGCTCGGACAAGGCAGGGGGCACTTGATGAGACCTGGCTTGGGGTGAGGGCCAGGGGGCATGTTTTGCTGGTATTGGGGGAGGTTCCAGGGGTGACGGGGGAGGCTGGGGGGGGCGTCGGGGGGGGGAGGTCATTAAGGCTCCCCCTGCGAGTCCTCAGAGTCACGACGTACTCCTTCGTCACCTCCTGAGTGCGTAGGAGTCGGAGTCTGTCAATTTCGTTCTCCTTCTCGGCAAGCATTGCGTTCAGGTTATCATATCGGAGTTGAAGTGCCGCTAGGGTCGTGTCGCTAGAGTGCCGGCACCTCCGCTCCTCCACCAGCATCCCCAGGACCTCCCCCAGCAtgccccccgccgccccgcccccttCCAAGACCAAGCGCCGGAGGTCTCGGAGTCGCGGGGAAAGTTCGGATTCCTCTGCGTCGGTGAGGTGGAGGAGCTGGTCGAGGTCTGGGGTGCCGGTGCGATATGTGGGGTGATTGGGGTGGTGCCAGGTGCGTGCTGGGGTGGCGGGGAGCGACGTGGAGGCACTGGGCGGCGGAGGACGGCACTTGGCACTCAGCTGTTTAATCTCCTTGATATATTGCCGGACTTTCCCTTGGACATGGCTATAGTCCGGACTCCCTaccacccccctaccccctcctcgcccccctccgGCACCCCTAATGCTGGTGAGGCTTGTGCTGAGCGCCCGACGCAGCCCCCCTCCCGCCCTGGCACCCCCGGCAGCCTTGGCACCCCCCTCCTGGTCAAGGGCTGCCGTACTCACACACCTGCGTCCAaggccccccccgcccccccttggCCTCTGAGGGGGGCGGCTGGGGGGCCCGAGGCTGTCTATGCTGGCACTCAGGGATCTGCTGCGCTGGCCCTGGCACTGTCCGCGAGAGGGGGGCCGCGGGGTAGGGGGTGTGAGGGGGTGCCGTGGTGGGgtgggagagggggtgggggaggggaggtgagagagggagggggtggcacTCCTCTTTTGCACTCTGTCTATggcactgtcctcctcctcctcctcctcctctatggcactgttctcctcctcctcctcctcctcctcctcctcctgttcctctatggcactgttctcctcctcctcctcctcctcttcttcttcctctttcctccctatggcactaatttcttcctcctcctcctcctcttcttccttccatatgGCActtggttcttcctcctcctcctcctcctcctcctcttcttctttttcttcttcttcttcctcttcttttctggcactcatttcttcttctttaatggcactgtcttcctccctcctcttcctctcctcctcctcctcctcttcctcctcttcctcttcctctttaactatggcatttatttcttcctcttcctcttttttgttgctcttttcctcctcttcctcctcctcctcttttcttctcttcctcctccattctgttctttctcttggcttggtggaggaaagatgggaggaggaagaggaggaggaggaagaggaggaaggaagaggaagggaggaatggagaggagaggaggtgggatgtaaggaagagggaagaggaggtggaggaggaggagaagaggaggaagtcgggacaggaggaggaggaggaggaggttcaggaaggaaaaaggaggaagaggaggaggaagcaacagtaacagaggaggaggaggaggaggaggaggggaagaagaaggaggtggaggaggtatgCTTATGGGAGATGacagccctcttcctcctcctctcttcctcctcctcctcctcctcttcctcattcctcttctttaacTGTTGGAGATagcatattattttcttctccttcttctcttcttcctcctcctcctcctcctcctccttctccctcccctttccttcccttccgttcctctgtATCTCAAGTTGACCAATGATTTTTGCGACCCCATGGCTGTGTGTTGCCCCAGGGTAGCTATGGGGGGCATCAGAGGGGTGCtggggggtcagggggggcggggggtcagCGCTGAACTGCCTCACGAGACTGCTGACCTGGCGTGCTGAGCGGAGCGAGATTATGCTGAGCTGAGGGATGGTGACTGAGATTTCCCCTACTGATCTGTCCTTCATactgtcgctgctgctgctgtcttctcctcctcctcctcctcctcctcctcctcctcctcctccttcttcttcttcttctgtgtcgcTGGTGTGTgttcgttcttcttctcctcctcctcctcctcctcctcctcctcctcctcctcctcctcctccttcttcttcttcttctgtgtcgcTGGTGTGTGTtcgttcttcttcccctcctcctcctcctcctcctcctcctcctccttcttcttcttcttctgtgtcgcTGGTGTGTGTtcgttcttcttcccctcctcctcctcctcctcctcttccttcttcttcttctgtgtcgctggtgtgtgtttgttcttcttcccctcctcctcctcctcctccttcttcttctgtgtcgCTGGTGTGTGTtcgttcttcttcccctcctccccctcctcctcctcctccttcttcttctgtgtcgctggtgtgtgtttgttcttgttcttcttcctcctcctcctcctccttctctgttttcttgaTTTCTGTTTCTGGTTCACTTCCtctaatctcctcttcttcttcttcttcttcttcttcttcttcttttcctcttccctcatgcCCACTTTTTGtactgtgttcctcctcctcctcctcctctttctcctccttgtcttcctttatctctagtcctcttcctcctccttcttctgttctctctatctcctcctcctcctcctcctcctttcctttcttcatctccagtccttcactactccttcctccttcttctgtcctctctacctccttctcctcctcctcctcctcctcctccttttcacttccaTAATTCCACTCAAAAAAATTCACATCTTTGGCAAAAAAATCCTCATCTGgaaacacacacatccctcctcctcctcctcctcctcctcctcctccttcttcttcttcaggttGGTGGAGGTTGGGGGAGGTTATAGGATGAGGGATGCCCGCCCAcagcctcctcttcccctcctcctcttcctcctcttcctcatcgtcgACAAATGAAGGCAAGTCTTCCTCGATTTCTTCCGGGAATTCCTCATCACTCAGCATCGGTTGAAGTTCGTCATCACCATTCTTGCCTGtggagagagtggtggtggtggtgagtggtggtggtggtgtggtggtgtggtgtggtgtgtgtgtttaatggtgGTATTTCACATTATGCATCAACaccagcaaaaaaaataaagaggaaaggaagagaggaaaggagaggaggatggcaggaaggaagaagggaggaaggaaggaatgaggaaagaaatgaaggtaagaaggaaggaaggaaggaaggaatgaggaaagaaatgaaggtaagaaggaaggaaggaaggaatgattaaagaaatgaaggtaagaaggaaggaaggaaggaaggaatgaggaaagaaatgaaggtaagaaggaaggaaggaaggaatgattaaagaaatgaaggtaaaaaggaaggaaggaaggaaggaatgaggaaagaaatgaaggtaagaaggaaggaaggaaggaatgattaaagaaatgaaggtaagaaggaaggaaggaaggaaggaatgattaaagaaatgaaggtaagaaggaaggaaggaaggaaggaatgaggaaagaaatgaaggtaagaaggaaggaaggaaggaatgattaaagaaatgaaggtaagaaggaaggaaggaaggaaggaatgattaaagaaatgaaggtaagaaggaaggaaggaaggaaggaaggaatgattaaagaaatgaaggtaagaaggaaggaaggaaggaaggaatgaggaaagaaatgaaggtaagaaggaaggaaggaaggaatgattaaagaaatgaaggtaagaaggaaggaaggaaggaatgattaaagaaatgaaggtaagaaggaaggaaggaaggaaggaatgattaaagaaatgaaggtaagaaggaaggaaggaaggaaggaaggaatgattaaagaaatgaaggtaaggaagaaggaagaaagtaaaaagaagaaaagaaaatgagaaaatcctgaacaaaacaaaacaaaaaaaaaaaaaagactgctaaCCTAACCTGCCAGTCTAGTCTGACATCACGGTGTGAAATTACTGTTTACGATGTGTACGATGGTGTTAGTGTCATTTTGGTTTACCGTATGTTCACTGTGGTATTTGCTGTGGAGGCGatgagagaggagatagaggacgAGAGAACAGAACACATCCTGAGGCgtgcactgaactttgaggtagagggcaaAAGACCACCAGGAgggccaaggaagacgtggagaaaggtggtggaggaagatatgagcaggctgaacatcacggaagaaatggctatggaccggcaacagtggaggaggctcatatcccgtcca
Protein-coding sequences here:
- the LOC126993959 gene encoding serine/arginine repetitive matrix protein 2-like, which produces MKDRSVGEISVTIPQLSIISLRSARQVSSLVRQFSADPPPPLTPQHPSDAPHSYPGATHSHGVAKIIGQLEIQRNGREGKGREKEEEEEEEEEEKKEKKIICYLQQLKKRNEEEEEEEEEERRRKRAVISHKHTSSTSFFFPSSSSSSSSVTVASSSSSSFFLPEPPPPPPPVPTSSSSPPPPPPLPSSLHPTSSPLHSSLPLPSSSSSSSSSSSHLSSTKPRERTEWRRKRRKEEEEEEEEKSNKKEEEEEINAIVKEEEEEEEEEEEEERKRREEDSAIKEEEMSARKEEEEEEEKEEEEEEEEEEEEPSAIWKEEEEEEEEEISAIGRKEEEEEEEEEEENSAIEEQEEEEEEEEEENSAIEEEEEEEDSAIDRVQKRSATPSLSHLPSPTPSPTPPRHPLTPPTPRPPSRGQCQGQRSRSLSASIDSLGPPSRPPQRPRGGGGGLGRRCVSTAALDQEGGAKAAGGARAGGGLRRALSTSLTSIRGAGGGRGGGRGVVGSPDYSHVQGKVRQYIKEIKQLSAKCRPPPPSASTSLPATPARTWHHPNHPTYRTGTPDLDQLLHLTDAEESELSPRLRDLRRLVLEGGGAAGGMLGEVLGMLVEERRCRHSSDTTLAALQLRYDNLNAMLAEKENEIDRLRLLRTQEVTKEYVVTLRTRRGSLNDLPPPTPPPASPVTPGTSPNTSKTCPLALTPSQVSSSAPCLVRATSTPIADPLPNLTFSPYTPSPLGRSSTRGAEGGEDRTERRQEEVKEERRDRSGGKEEGGREEKKKEEEEKSKSKEEEEVIKKWIEDTKSIVRKVSELAVLVRSEAVQHHEKDTIWTSILGQYWQISTQFPLITLLAGPHHRTGTLLQDAGRAIQAAATSLGLQIVSQCQGGATPGPQSDSPKRNSAKSLKPDSSAIPIVTDFTGGSHGTPVEDSVPQRSPNTPGSPQNPRGLKPLGEGERKSPSVCVGTAGVGEVSSGVPGGGCRGEGLTPSPALSQQSLKTVGPLEKVKLWQASLIHDPASPPPVPAFPPSSGTPSPAPSLLSLGSSHSFTPDSIPLPQAPSTPSEDQSAEECRDMDEAEGDKALGGVECHLPKQSWRSSSATPRTPWGRLAHPRDIDSGCPGSEHSTRFSQNASLEPTESTLVFPQSHPTHTLPNTPLHTPASTTLPHTTSHASLPPHGLSNTHSDPHITSHSLPHPRYTYKAPTHPCTPSSTPTYPGATSQAPPHPQAVPNSLTPTHTPQDTLTYPPSPQGHILPPPAVPQVTTHIPEHTLPPQGPQESPYSHTAPPVSPQLSPPPESKAASSPTSELLTIAFSKPLVPSLALPSSSEEEEQAEQQGKQGIDQQKEEQFGDGTEQHIEQTETQEEEESKRDDRRSKTADPSLVLKDGRGGGGEVEDVEEDRDSPPSPPPSPSPPHHQKQKYRAKYLTPPSTTTITSTTTTTTPPTSTTSAIYRSISKLRRDFSIIQRQLLSSATPQNAQQLNRKHTKRRSRGRRETDHAHTNAHTHKRTPIRALDLSLDLSLTSDPSDTSLNNPTQCQIGDAIGTYRMAPQTCSPYSKTHSQFPRSPQPMKGSEPVPKECQSQSKAPWHSRRHGGKGECHRAKDREKVEWKHGRIAPDSTSSSAYSPPRHRFRSTSPPHRQYRHQSTSPPHHHHRHPPHRSRDMQTEPVPSAASPQPVRSASVGARNGQPAVPNSLVIYIQNFNPACEGESDCRHQHRQKHHHHRSRRRARSHDLSHTLDVTTSLAKNVLRRSESLLSSLSSLSQPPPSPQHPRGRRNRPQHSPRHHVTRESHPSQSPSPQPPRRRTSPQRTSPSHLQAPSSSGEGGTDPT